A part of Verrucomicrobiota bacterium genomic DNA contains:
- a CDS encoding DUF721 domain-containing protein, which translates to MSLARPAFFPAKGPPRSSPREKSLNAWRGVNERETAKLAASPHKSAGDIMPSVLKAIRMDRRQTEAEVAKAWTRLVDPAVAAHAQPAGLAKGTLFVTVDNSAWLSEIVRYRRKEILERLQLAFGKQMIARISFRCG; encoded by the coding sequence ATGAGCCTGGCCCGACCTGCATTTTTTCCCGCCAAGGGGCCTCCGCGTTCGAGTCCGCGCGAGAAATCCCTCAACGCTTGGCGCGGCGTCAATGAACGCGAAACAGCCAAACTGGCAGCCTCTCCGCACAAGAGCGCCGGCGACATTATGCCGTCGGTCTTGAAAGCTATCCGCATGGACCGCCGCCAGACCGAGGCCGAGGTGGCCAAGGCCTGGACCCGCCTCGTGGACCCGGCGGTGGCGGCACACGCTCAACCCGCCGGATTGGCCAAAGGCACCCTTTTCGTCACCGTGGACAATAGCGCATGGTTGAGCGAGATCGTCCGTTATCGACGGAAGGAGATCCTCGAACGTTTGCAACTTGCGTTCGGCAAACAGATGATCGCGAGGATTTCATTCCGTTGCGGCTGA